A window from Lytechinus pictus isolate F3 Inbred chromosome 9, Lp3.0, whole genome shotgun sequence encodes these proteins:
- the LOC129268469 gene encoding stabilizer of axonemal microtubules 3-like, producing MTKDRRFDLHQTSSGRGLDYRPEYYFPASDFKTTIHNPLPPELAKQDEIIKPFQTTTGQTHDYKYHGGLLANPQHQKAPGHWNIHYNKDLREKLQQRGWRKPLTMGHQESEAQSQYRGHQMQMGVDFDNRLSGNPQPSNLQTHHQNCPAPVRDSMPKYKPSLVRDDGALQLLDIYVPTSHHVHKRFTRNELDDYPKKDAATYWRCEDYTQAWGHGTKHNPLPKAAEVHQRAPMTDEMVFKTAIKEPVRWPEQFKRVPHSGIKTTMTSSYKTPSDHRMKELFSCPVDTPWVIPKAGPIQTFSVPNMYTTEYKTYASGKPIAV from the exons ATGACAAAAGATAGAAGATTCGACCTACATCAGACTAGCTCTGGTCGGGGCTTGGATTACCGACCAGAATACTATTTTCCTGCATCTGATTTTAAG ACTACCATTCACAATCCTCTACCACCTGAGCTGGCCAAACAAGATGAGATTATCAAACCATTCCAAACAACAACGGGACAGACGCATGATTACAAATATCATGGAGGATTGTTGGCTAACCCTCAGCATCAAAAGGCACCAGGTCACTGGAATATTCACTACAATAAGGATTTGAGAGAAAAg CTCCAACAAAGAGGCTGGAGAAAACCTCTAACCATGGGGCATCAAGAGAGTGAAGCCCAATCACAGTACAGAGGACACCAAATGCAGATGGGTGTAGACTTTGACAACAGGCTTAGTGGCAATCCTCAGCCATCTAATCTTCAAACTCACCATCAGAACTGCCCTGCACCTGTCCGG GATAGCATGCCTAAATACAAGCCATCACTTGTCCGGGATGATGGCGCCCTTCAACTTCTTGATATCTATGTGCCAACCTCTCACCATGTACACAAGCGTTTCACTCGTAATGAACTCGATGACTACCCAAAGAAAGATGCTGCCACCTATTGGCGATGTGAAGATTACACACAAGCATGGGGACATGGTACGAAGCACAA TCCTCTTCCAAAGGCAGCTGAAGTTCACCAACGTGCTCCAATGACAGATGAAATGGTCTTCAAGACCGCCATTAAGGAACCTGTACGTTGGCCAGAACAATTCAAGCGTGTTCCTCACTCCGGTATAAAGACCACCATGACCAGTTCTTACAAGACACCATCAGACCATAGAATGAAAGAGCTTTTCTCATGTCCTGTTGATACGCCTTGGGTCATCCCGAAAGCCGGCCCAATCCAAACATTCTCTGTACCCAACATGTACACAACAGAATACAAAACATATGCAAGTGGTAAACCAATTGCTGTTTGA